One Tenebrio molitor chromosome 2, icTenMoli1.1, whole genome shotgun sequence genomic region harbors:
- the ITP gene encoding ion transport peptide isoform X2, whose product MSYRSSIIVNTQAVWVCMTLAVIIQAVTSIPTNGSPVLLPHHFTKRSFFDIQCKGVYDKSIFAKLDSICEDCYNLFREPQLHSLCRSQCFSTKYFVGCVESLLLSEEMPNFRKMIEYLSK is encoded by the exons ATGAGTTACCGATCATCAATAATTGTTAACACTCAAGCAGTGTGGGTGTGTATGACCCTAGCGGTGATCATTCAAGCTGTCACCAGCATCCCAACCAACGGATCCCCGGTTTTACTTCCGCACCACTTCACAAAACggtcattttttgacattcagTGCAAAGGAGTATACGACAAAAGCATATTCGCCAAACTGGACAGCATATGCGAAGACTGCTACAACCTATTTCGAGAACCACAACTCCACTCCTTATGCAG GTCCCAGTGTTTCTCCACCAAATACTTCGTAGGGTGCGTTGAATCTCTGTTGTTGAGCGAAGAAATGCCAAATTTCCGCAAGATGATagaatatttatcaaaatga
- the ITP gene encoding ion transport peptide-like isoform X1 → MSYRSSIIVNTQAVWVCMTLAVIIQAVTSIPTNGSPVLLPHHFTKRSFFDIQCKGVYDKSIFAKLDSICEDCYNLFREPQLHSLCRKNCFTTDYFKGCLETLQLSDEEAQIQLWIKQIRGAELGGLGPSVSPPNTS, encoded by the exons ATGAGTTACCGATCATCAATAATTGTTAACACTCAAGCAGTGTGGGTGTGTATGACCCTAGCGGTGATCATTCAAGCTGTCACCAGCATCCCAACCAACGGATCCCCGGTTTTACTTCCGCACCACTTCACAAAACggtcattttttgacattcagTGCAAAGGAGTATACGACAAAAGCATATTCGCCAAACTGGACAGCATATGCGAAGACTGCTACAACCTATTTCGAGAACCACAACTCCACTCCTTATGCAG GAAAAACTGTTTTACGACAGATTACTTCAAAGGATGCCTTGAAACTTTACAGCTATCCGACGAGGAGGCACAAATTCAACTATGGATAAAACAAATACGTGGAGCTGAGCTGGGGGGTTTAG GTCCCAGTGTTTCTCCACCAAATACTTCGTAG